The genomic window TATTTTAACTTATCAACAAGACAGTAAAGAAGTTAATTTATTGAATGAAGAAGATAGTCGAATATCTTTTGATATATTAGCACCTGACTTCTCAGAAAAATATGGCAATAAAGTTCGTTGGGCAAACGTTATAAATATTGAAGATTGGAGTTCTGAAAATAAAATAACAACCGTTTTCCCGACTAACTACAGAAATCCAATATTTCCAAAATTTGGAATTTTTAATAAACATTTATTGTCTACTACTGAAGGTTTGATTATCTTCCCTGAATATAAAGACAATAATGAGCATTGGAGATTAGAAAATGGCACAGTTGCTATAAACCAATGGCTAAAAGAATATGATATATCAGCTATAGTCTCGGATGCCGGAAAAGCTACTCAGCAAATAATAGAAACTATAGGTGGTGTAACTCAGGTTTGGAGCATCGTCAATAAAAATATTATCAAGACACTAGACGAAATGGCTAGAACGCCTCTTACAAGAAGTTTTCAAGTAAATAAATTTGAAAACATGATAAACAAAGATATTAAGAAACAAAAATGGATTCTTCCTCGTTCAGAATATTTAGCCAGTCAAAAAATAGTAGAACTTGGATTAGAAGTAAAATGTTCCAAATGTGATAGTTGGAGCTGGTATACACTCAAAGAACTAGATTATTCTCTTACATGTAGTCGATGTTTAAAAAAATTTGATTTTCCTATTACAAAACCATCTAAGTCTGAATATTCACGATGGTCATATCGAGTTATAGGACCATTCGCCATACCTGATTATGCTAGAGGAGGATATGCCACAGCTTTGACAATACATTTTTTTGAAAGAAGTCTTGATAACGCACGTAAACTAAAAATGACTTGGTCGGCAGGACAAGAATTAACACTGAAATCAGGTGAAAAAGCCGAAGCTGATTTTATCCTTTGGACTCAAAAACAAGAAATTCTAGAGTTAAATAAAACCACAAATATTGTATTTGGCGAAGCCAAAAGTTTTGCACAAGATGCTTTTAAAGATTCAGATATTGAAAAAATGAAATTACTTGCTGAAACATTCCCCAATTCTATACTTGTATTTGCTACGATGAAAGATCATGAAGAGTTTTCAAAAGATGAGATTAATCGTCTTAGAAAATTTGCAGAATGGGGTAGAAGATATAACACTAAGAATTATGAAAGAAGAGCACATATCATGATTTTAACAGGATTAGAACTTTTTATAGAAGATTATGCAGGATTTTCAAGTGTGTGGAAAAATAAAGGTGGTAAGCATCAGGAGTTAATTTCAGCATATACGGTTAACAATTTAAATAACTTGGAGATCTTAGCGGAGTTAACACAACAAGTTTATTTAGATATGCCATCTTACTAGTAAATAATTAAAAAATAGGGGAGTTAAAGTGGTGACCCCAAGGGGATTTGAACCCCTATGACCAGAATGAAAATCTGAGATCCTAACCATTAGATGATGGGGCCACTTTAAAAAAGAAAGAAGGAACTATTAATTCCTGAGCCGAAATTATAGTGTCTGTTTGCTGAAAAAAACCTAAATCACGATGAAATTGTCATCGTGAAAGTAGGGCTGTTTAATTAGTCGTTATAAAATGAGCGTAGTGCGCGAATAATAACGGCGTTTTTAGAGATACTTTCTGCTTTAGCATTGTCATCTACCAATTCATAAACATCAAGTGGCAAAGAGATTGAGAAAGTTTTAGTCTCAATTTTTTTACGTTTAGAGATCAATGAAGTGATGTTTTGAAGCATCTCAAGAATTTTTTTGGTATCAATCGGTTTTTGGATAAAGCTATTTACACCGACTTCGATAGATTCAGAGATTTTTTGAATATCGTTACTTGCAGAGATAACGATAATGATTTGTGACGGGTTGATTGAACGGATACGACGAGCAAGTTCAATACCATCAATCTCAGGCATAATAATGTCAACGAAAACGATATCCGGATTCATTTTTTCATACATACGAAGTGCTTCTGAACCATTGTATGCTGAAGTTACATCGGCGAAAAAGTTTTTAAATGTAGAGCTCAAAAGATCATTAGCAACCACTTCATCTTCAACTACCATTGCGGTAAGTTTTTTTGTTTGTTCTGTAAGCTGGATTAAATCAATATTCGACATAGGAAACTCCTTAGGTTATTTTGTATGACATGTTAAAAACTGTCATGGTGTTGGAATCGTGGTATTATATGTAAAAACAGTTATTAACAACTTTAAAAAAAGAGGTTAAATTTGTTTAAATTGTTGAAGCCATTCAATATTGTCATCATTCACCGTTTCTTGCTGTTTTAAAAGCGATTCAATGATGTGTATTAATGTCTCTTTATCCATAAATTCTAAAAGCGAAGGGTTAATCATTGTCGGTTTAACACCATCATATCGATTAAGCATATTTTGTATATCAAGAATTAATTGTTCTTTTGTTGATTCCATTCTATTTCTCCAAAAGTATCATTTGGTTAACATAATATAAATTATATTGAAACATTTGATAATATCTTTTCAAAAAAGGATTCGAATTGCTTTCTAAAAAAACTCTTAAGCCTCTCCCCGTTGGTGGTTTTAACTTCGATGTGCCAATTCCTCGTTACGGTAATAATTCTAAACCCCATCTAAAACCTGCCTATTTGAAGATTAATTTTTATGAACACGAAAAAATTCTTATCGATAAAATCCAAAAAAAAGTTATTGCAATTTTTAATGCAAATGATGTTTCTTTCAATGAACAAGAATTCTATCGCATTTTTACATTAAATATGGATAACCGCGAATTGTTACAAATCATGTTCAAACTCTACAAAGAGCAAGTTTCTTACTTGTATGGCGGTTTACAAAATGCTTCATAATCAAAACAAACACACGGAGGGTACAAATGAAACGACGTTAGATACACGAATTTTAAAAACGGTCGCAATGCTTATTATAGACAATGTTCCAAACATTACGGGCTATAAAATTGCTAAAGAACTCGGTTTAAATAGCTCCACTATTTATAGAAAATTAAATCAACTAACACAATAAAAAAGGTTAACAAATGTCAAAAGATACCCTACACCTAGATTCAATCAAAGATGAAGCACGTGAATATTCAAAACTAACTCGTACACATCTTTATAAACTTGCTTTTACTGTCATCAAACGTGACGAAGTTCTGGGAGGAATTAAAAAAGACCGAGAAACAAAACTGCCGATGGTCGATGAGCATGGTGAAGATGTTCGCTATCCATCAAAATACAAAATTGTTGGTGCATACAACGGTGGTCAAATGTCATTTTACGTCACAAAAGACCAATATGATCAAATTAAATTTAATGAACTTTATCTTGGCACAGGTTTTATCACTACGGTTATTGAATTTGGCGTTCCTACACTTATGCCTGAATTCTCTACAATCGAAGAGATTTAACAATGTCTATTCTCTCTTCCTTAGGTTCTCTCTTCGGGGGAGAGAATACACACGACACTCCCGATAGTTCTTTGATTATGGATAATTTTACATATAACGACACAAATTTTATTCGTACACCAACCCAATACTTTACAAAACCAGTTTATAAAACTCGTTGGAAGCAAATTAATTCATCCGAGTATAACTTTCAGCGTTCTGCTTGGATAAATTCAAATTCACTTAAAAAAGCAAAAACACAACTTTTACTGGAGATTTGAATGTCAAAAGATTCAATAACAACAAAAGACGGCTTTATCCTTAGTCTTTATGATGACGTTTTACATCCAAACTTCGGTATTGGTTACGTTACACAAATTATATTCAATAGTGCTTTTGTAGCTTTTGATGAACATCTTAACAGAGGTTCTATTCGTGTTCATATCTCAGATTTAGAGATTCACAATGGCTAAAAAAAATAACTATGACAACTTTTTAGCTTACCCTCCTCGTGATAATCGTTTTGAAAATGAAATTCCAGTAAGTGATAGAAAAATTCCTTATGGTGATTATTTTCTTTCTTCATGTACTTTTCAAAATTATCAATATTTTAAAACTAATCTTGGTTATTTTAAAAGGCTAAATCAATCAAAAAATATTGAAACAATTGAAAAAAAAGAGTTTGATGAGGCATATTCAAAGCGTGAATTTTTTGTTTTTTGTCCTCGTTTAGGTTCTCCCCAAGCTGGATTAACAAGGGGGTTTAAACGGTCTTTTTCACAAAATGAAAAAATCCTTTCCGACCTCCAAAACAAATACAAGGACGGCATTAAATGACTAAATACAAACTATTACTAAAATATTTTCTCCTCCGCTCTGAGATTAAATTCGGCAAATTTTCTAAAAAGGTTTTTTAAATGCTTTGCTTATCTCACCACGTCGATACATTCAAAGAAGCTTTTTACCTAAACGGTGACTGCATTAAATACAATGATTTTATCGAAGACTTGATTACTATTAAAAATCAAGCTCAAGAAATTAAAGATATCAACAACGAAAACCGTTTCATCCCTTTTACAATCGATGGTATTATGTGGCACGTTATGAGTACTTCCGTTACTGGTTACAGTGTTGTAATAAAAAACAATGATGTATCCATAGCTTTTAGAAAAAAGGGCAATACTTTATCCGACCGAAACCCTTCTGTTAAAATAGAATACCGTGCTCAATTTCTCGTATTATATGGACTCCAAGAAGCTCACAAAAAAATAAACGATTACTTTCAAAAAAACATACACAACGATTACCTCTCAAAAACTCAAGAAATTCATCTAGCATCGGACATCCAAGGTCACACGTTCACTATGTTCGATACTTTTTCTATTAAAACCCGTGCTCAAAAGAAATGGGGATATTTAGGTGAAGATGGTGATTTAGGTAAAGAATTCGTCTACACTTCCGACCGTCTCGAAACTCTCTATTTTGGCACTAGCTCAAACAAACTAAGAATTTACGATAAAACAGTTGAATTTAAAAAGAATCCCGATAGCCAACATATTGAAAAACTTTGGAAACTTAACAATGGTGACAATTATAAAGAACATAAAGACGTTTGGCGAATAGAATTTCAAATTCGTAGAGAAAAACTCAAACAACTTTTTACAGAAAACAAAGAACCCTACGACTATACAAAAGTCTTGCTCGAAAATCTTGACGGTCTTTGGAATTTCTTTATTACATATTTTTCATACAAAGACATTTCGGAAGAGGATTCAATAAATTTTATTCGTGGTTACCGCATAAAAAAAGACGGTACACCGAAACTTCTCACAAAAGAAGCTAAACGACAAATTCGCAAAAAAGCACCTATTCACCCTCTTTGGGAAAAAATTAAACATTTTTCAAGCAATAAACCGCCCTATTGGTTCCGATTTAATCAAGTTAAAGAATCTCAACCTGTCTATGCAATGAACGCTGTTTGTGGTCTAGTTTCAACTATTACGAAGCAATATGGAACGTTTACTCCCGAAATATTGCAAGAAGTTATTCAAAAAGCGGAAGATAGAAGTTACAAAAATAATGATATCGGATTAATAGATAAATCTTTCAAAAAACTACAAGATTATTTTGCAAAAGTTGAACAACAATCACGGCTAGGGCTTGATATTATCGAAACTCCTCAGGATTTTACCGATAATTTTAGCTTCTTCGTTTGGGATGCCTTAAGTCCTCTAAAAAATGGCTCTGTAGCCCAAAAAATATAAAAGGAGGTTTGTAATGCCTGTTATCATTACTCAAATTGTGCTCCCGTTGGCTTTGTACTTTGTACGTTCTTATCTCAACAATTCTGACTCATCAAAAGATGGTGAAGTTTTAGGTATTGTTAAAAAATCAATCGGTTATCTTGCTCAAAAAGATAATAATAACGTTTCCGATGAGTATTTTTCTACTATTAAAAAAACATGGGTTGAGGAGGAGTTTTAATTATGCTTTTTTTTGAATTTCAATCTTTTGATTCTACTAATCATTCTTTGACATTTTCACGTTATGACACTGTTGTTAATAATTTTATTGTCGAGACTTTTGATTTTATTGTTTGTTCTTCTTCTACTCTTGACCTTTCCACCGGTTATTTTTTCTTAGTCGATGATTCAATTTTTACTGCAAATCTTGATTTGCTTCTTCAAGATTATCCCGAATTTTCTGTGATCACCTTTGGTCTTCCTTTTCCTTACGAATTGCAATTTAATTCACCCCTTGGTACTTTTGGCTCTAATTTTACTTATGGTTTCGGTGCTTTCAAAGATTCTAATTCAATAATTTCTTATTTTGGCATTCAATCACCTGCGCCTACCCCTCTTCTATCTTTGGATGGTGAGAACTATTCTTATAAAGATAATGAATCTGTTTGGGTTTACCCTGAAAATCGCAAATATACTGTAAAGCGTTCTTATCTTATGCTTAGCGGTAATCGCGTTTTCTCTCCCGTCTACGAGTTACAAGACGTTAACGGTGATGTTCTTATCACTCCAATGGATTTCGTTACAAATATTGACCCCACAACAACTTCAACTCCATAAAAAATATGTTAAAATATTGCATCCCTCAAAAAAGGTTGCAATATGTCGATTCATGATCGTGATTACGTTAGAGATAAAGAATTTGATTATAAGAAAATGGAATATGTTAATCCATCTTTGTATAACAAATCAAAAGGCTTCAATGATTATTCTTTATTGCGTGATAAAAAAGACTTAAATGATAATGTAAGATTGCATAATAATTCTTCTAAATTTATTAGAATTTCTTTTTTT from Sulfuricurvum sp. includes these protein-coding regions:
- a CDS encoding response regulator; the protein is MSNIDLIQLTEQTKKLTAMVVEDEVVANDLLSSTFKNFFADVTSAYNGSEALRMYEKMNPDIVFVDIIMPEIDGIELARRIRSINPSQIIIVISASNDIQKISESIEVGVNSFIQKPIDTKKILEMLQNITSLISKRKKIETKTFSISLPLDVYELVDDNAKAESISKNAVIIRALRSFYND
- a CDS encoding HTH domain-containing protein — protein: MLHNQNKHTEGTNETTLDTRILKTVAMLIIDNVPNITGYKIAKELGLNSSTIYRKLNQLTQ